One genomic segment of Primulina tabacum isolate GXHZ01 chromosome 9, ASM2559414v2, whole genome shotgun sequence includes these proteins:
- the LOC142504576 gene encoding uncharacterized protein C227.17c: MSLRKEDSAAKRSQQSCVKRFDAMWFCYSPVSQMQQYYRLGALDNCMAKWADLFDCLSLKTKTPAQVEAILDAREKSKPHIWSYRSPEEAASNWKKVFGHLDELE; the protein is encoded by the exons ATGAGCCTGAGGAAGGAAGATTCCGCCGCAAAGCGGTCGCAACAGTCGTGCGTCAAACGTTTTGACGCTATGTGGTTTTGCTATT CTCCAGTCTCTCAAATGCAACAGTACTATCGGCTCGGTGCATTAGACAATTGTATGGCAAAGTGGGCGGACCTTTTTGATTGTTTGAGTCTCAAAACCAAAACTCCCGCTCAAGTAGAG GCGATTTTGGATGCGCGCGAGAAATCCAAGCCTCATATCTGGTCATATCGGTCTCCAGAGGAAGCGGCATCAAATTGGAAAAAAGTCTTTGGACATCTGGATGAGCTAGAATAG